A window of the Hevea brasiliensis isolate MT/VB/25A 57/8 chromosome 6, ASM3005281v1, whole genome shotgun sequence genome harbors these coding sequences:
- the LOC110649799 gene encoding putative receptor-like protein kinase At3g47110 — protein MKIYNTSLLQLFLVYLQLVIFLSLNWQFMQAHSSGNETDQLALLKFKSGIVSDPHEIFNSWNDSLPFCQWYGITCSRRHQRVSSMVLEGHNLIGSISPYIGNLSFLRVLNLRNNSFNGQIPQEVGNLFRLQRFYLNNNTLEGEIPINLTHCSHLRIINLVVNKLSGKIPAELGSLAMLQVLQISINNLSGKIPPSLGNLSSLIILAAAQLQLEGNIPDEIGQLKSLDFFSVAENNLFGIFPLSLSNISSLRTIGITKNKFSGSLPNNIGITLPNLRQIGIGYNLLSGSIPNSFCNASQLERISLSDNNFVGQVPNCLGNLRSLWWLNVNENNLGYNSASDLAFLTSLKNGSSLKMLDFSSNHFGGVLPISIANLSVQLNQLYFGNNQIRGIIPEALENLINLISLDMGHNLFTGVIPSSAGQLRKLQQLNLEQNRLSGQIPSSIGNLTQLFVLSFSQNNLEGNIPASIRNCQNLQYLDISGNNLNGSIPMEVLRISSLSRYLNLSQNSLTGDLPVDVGELTNINTMDVSGNMLSGEIPGTIGLCLSLEYLYMQGNSFQGIIPSSLASLKGLQKLDISRNNLTGEIPKDLQSLRYLLYLNLSFNDLVGEIPTEGVFRNASAMSLMGNTKLCGGVPELHQPKCPTKAMKKGKSTAIKLATIIPCVIFFVLLMLTFLFAYRRRVSKKSSSAAPMEIDGLVNVSYRNLYDATSGFSAHNLIGSGSFGSVYKGFLNQMERPVAIKVLKLGANGASKSFIAECKVLRTVRHRNLVKLLTYCSSVDYKQNEFKALVYEFMGKGSLEKQLHHDIHSDNQSINLNFLQRLNIAIDVASALHYIHDLCEIPIIHRDMKPSNVLLDDDMVAHISDFGLAKLFLNTNDASQTQTSTIGIRGTIGYMPPEYGMSGTASKEGDVYSFGILVLEMFSGKRPTDKIFEGHLNLHNFVKDTLPERLAQITDPTLLSSGIKETPATNARKDVQIEIRAEAESTNNGNLIQTSIANEKGCLLSVFKVGVACSTESPKDRMNMREVVKELHLIRSTFLGIRIYG, from the exons GCAATTCATGCAAGCTCATTCTTCAGGAAATGAGACTGATCAGCTTGCTTTGCTCAAATTCAAATCAGGGATAGTCAGTGATCCACATGAAATCTTCAACTCATGGAATGATTCTCTCCCTTTTTGCCAATGGTATGGAATCACTTGCAGTCGCCGCCACCAGAGAGTCAGTTCAATGGTGTTAGAAGGCCACAATTTGATTGGATCCATATCACCATATATTGGCAATTTGAGTTTTTTAAGAGTCCTAAACCTCCGAAACAATAGTTTCAATGGTCAAATTCCACAAGAAGTTGGTAATTTGTTTCGGTTGCAAAGGTTCTATCTCAACAACAACACACTAGAAGGAGAAATTCCAATCAACTTGACCCACTGTTCCCATCTCAGGATAATCAACCTGGTAGTGAATAAGCTAAGTGGGAAAATACCTGCAGAGCTTGGTTCTTTGGCAATGCTTCAAGTGCTTCAGATCAGTATAAACAATCTGAGTGGAAAAATTCCACCTTCCCTTGGCAACCTTTCATCGCTTATCATCCTTGCTGCAGCACAATTGCAGTTGGAGGGAAATATTCCAGATGAAATAGGCCAATTAAAAAGCCTAGATTTTTTCAGTGTTGCAGAAAATAATCTATTTGGTATATTCCCTTTATCCCTTTCCAATATCTCATCTCTTAGAACGATCGGAATTACAAAAAACAAGTTTAGTGGTAGCCTACCAAACAACATAGGGATTACTCTTCCAAATCTCCGACAGATTGGTATTGGATACAATTTGTTGTCTGGGTCAATTCCAAATTCCTTTTGCAATGCATCCCAATTGGAAAGAATCAGTCTTTCCGATAACAATTTTGTAGGACAAGTCCCAAATTGTCTAGGAAATTTAAGAAGTCTTTGGTGGCTAAATGTTAATGAGAATAATCTAGGATATAATTCCGCAAGTGACTTAGCCTTTTTAACATCTTTGAAAAATGGTAGTAGTCTGAAAATGTTAGATTTCAGTTCAAACCATTTTGGAGGTGTTTTGCCCATCTCTATAGCCAATCTGTCAGTTCAACTTAACCAGCTGTATTTTGGAAATAATCAAATCAGGGGAATTATTCCTGAAGCATTAGAGAATCTCATCAACTTAATTTCATTGGACATGGGGCACAATCTTTTCACTGGAGTCATCCCTTCTTCTGCGGGACAATTAAGAAAACTTCAACAGCTGAACCTAGAACAAAATAGATTGTCAGGTCAGATCCCATCCTCTATAGGCAATCTCACTCAATTGTTTGTACTTTCCTTTTCGCAGAACAATCTGGAAGGGAATATTCCTGCAAGTATAAGAAATTGCCAGAATTTGCAATATTTGGATATTTCAGGAAATAACCTTAATGGATCTATACCCATGGAGGTTCTTCGTATTTCTTCCTTATCTCGATACTTAAATTTATCACAGAATTCACTAACCGGTGACCTGCCAGTAGATGTGGGAGAGCTAACAAATATAAATACCATGGATGTCTCAGGAAACATGCTTTCCGGAGAAATTCCTGGAACCATTGGGCTTTGTTTAAGTTTGGAATATCTCTACATGCAAGGAAATTCTTTCCAAGGAATCATTCCTTCATCTTTGGCTTCCTTGAAGGGACTCCAGAAATTAGATATTTCACGAAATAATCTCACTGGAGAAATTCCAAAAGACCTGCAAAGTTTAAGGTATCTATTATATTTAAATCTTTCTTTTAATGATCTTGTTGGTGAGATTCCAACAGAAGGAGTTTTCAGAAACGCAAGTGCAATGTCATTGATGGGTAATACTAAGCTTTGCGGTGGTGTGCCAGAACTCCATCAACCAAAATGCCCTACTAAAGCAATGAAGAAAGGAAAGTCCACTGCTATTAAGTTAGCAACCATAATTCCTTGTGTGATTTTCTTTGTCCTGTTGATGTTGACCTTCCTATTTGCTTATCGAAGAAGAGTATCAAAAAAGAGCTCGTCTGCTGCACCCATGGAAATTGATGGCCTTGTAAATGTATCTTACCGGAATCTTTATGATGCAACAAGTGGATTCTCTGCCCATAACTTAATTGGATCTGGCAGCTTTGGTTCAGTGTATAAAGGATTTCTCAATCAAATGGAAAGACCTGTGGCTATTAAGGTCCTCAAACTTGGAGCAAATGGTGCTTCAAAAAGCTTCATTGCAGAATGCAAGGTGTTAAGGACAGTGAGGCATCGGAATCTGGTTAAGCTATTAACATATTGCTCTAGCGTTGATTACAAACAAAATGAATTCAAAGCTCTAGTTTATGAATTCATGGGTAAAGGAAGCTTGGAGAAGCAGTTGCATCACGATATCCACAGCGATAATCAGTCGATAAACTTGAATTTTCTTCAAAGACTGAACATTGCAATTGATGTGGCATCTGCATTACATTACATTCACGACCTTTGCGAAATTCCAATCATTCATCGTGACATGAAGCCTAGCAATGTTCTTCTCGATGATGACATGGTTGCACACATAAGCGATTTCGGTTTAGCTAAACTCTTCTTGAACACCAACGATGCATCTCAAACTCAAACCAGCACAATTGGAATAAGGGGGACCATTGGTTACATGCCTCCAG AGTATGGAATGAGTGGTACTGCATCAAAAGAGGGCGATGTGTATAGTTTTGGGATCCTTGTATTGGAGATGTTCTCAGGAAAAAGGCCAACAGATAAAATATTTGAAGGCCATTTAAATTTGCACAACTTTGTGAAGGATACACTGCCAGAAAGACTAGCGCAGATCACGGACCCAACCCTTCTCTCAAGTGGAATAAAAGAAACACCAGCAACAAATGCTAGAAAAGATGTGCAAATAGAAATACGTGCAGAAGCAGAGTCAACCAATAATGGGAACCTGATCCAAACAAGCATTGCTAATGAGAAAGGTTGCTTGCTTTCGGTATTCAAAGTTGGAGTAGCATGTTCAACAGAATCACCCAAAGACAGAATGAATATGAGGGAGGTTGTTAAAGAACTGCATTTGATTAGAAGCACTTTCCTGGGAATTCGAATCTATGGATAA